The following proteins are encoded in a genomic region of Nicotiana sylvestris chromosome 4, ASM39365v2, whole genome shotgun sequence:
- the LOC104215976 gene encoding uncharacterized protein: MALASRYVDKKGQVNEPFIGLVRVGDTSAKSLKEAILSLLMKHSLSPSKIRGQGYDGASNMQGKMNGLKALILQETPSAHCIHCSAHQLQLTLVAVAKKHKEVETFFAIVANVLLMSNELSKALQKKEQDIANAMIFLDLTKERLQQMKEEGWKSLMDEVSLFCAKHDILVPNMEEFYIPGKSKRSPSSVTYSHHLCVGLFYTMIYLQLQELKSRFDVVSGNLLLGMASLNPANSFANFDKERIITLAKYYPDEFGELKLRDLSHQLDTFIWHMKHGDPRFSDLKGIGDLAKALVEENLVETYSLVYLLVKLTLILFVASATVERAFSSMKYIKDELRSSIGDAFLNDCLVCYFEKEVFANVSIDVIIDRFQNFVRNATIRGDSSGKEKATQPLTDIINCQNSTRFHYTPLNSCRHASSSQSQARYPNLPQEKHLQFGLSTSNVQRNYLLPDLNELPLLQENNDATEDEDEYEEAGVGYAIIDNEDYWDIGDPTCECEHCGAYFWWLQAKADYSTLLLLTLCLLPSLLALKISRQTDRAITSEFIK; this comes from the exons ATGGCCCTTGCTTCACGGTATGTTGACAAAAAAGGCCAAGTAAACGAGCCATTTATTGGTCTTGTTCGTGTTGGTGATACCTCTGCAAAATCGTTGAAGGAAGCAATACTTTCTTTGCTTATGAAACACTCATTAAGTCCATCCAAAATACGTGGACAAGGCTATGATGGAGCTAGTAATATGCAAGGAAAAATGAATGGTCTTAAAGCTTTAATTTTACAAGAAACTCCTTCGGCACATTGCATTCATTGTTCTGCTCATCAATTACAGTTGACACTTGTAGCAGTTGCTAAAAAACATAAGGAGGTGGAAACTTTCTTTGCTATAGTTGCTAAT GTATTGTTGATGTCGAACGAGCTGAGTAAAGCTTTACAGAAGAAAGAGCAAGATATTGCCAATGCCATGATATTTCTTGACCTTACAAAGGAAAGGTTGCAACAAATGAAAGAGGAAGGATGGAAATCATTAATGGATGAAGTCTCTTTGTTTTGTGCTAAACATGACATTTTGGTGCCCAATATGGAAGAATTCTATATTCCTGGAAAGTCGAAGCGTAGTCCTTCTAGTGTTACTTATTCACATCACTTATGTGTTGGGCTTTTTTATACAATGATTTATTTGCAACTTCAGGAGCTTAAAAGTCGTTTTGATGTAGTCAGTGGTAACTTGCTTCTTGGTATGGCTAGCTTGAATCCGGCTAATTCGTTTGCTAATTTTGATAAGGAAAGAATAATAACATTGGCCAAGTATTATCCAGATGAGTTTGGTGAATTGAAGCTTCGAGATCTTAGTCACCAACTTGACACTTTCATATGGCACATGAAACATGGTGACCCTAGATTCTCGGATTTGAAAGGAATTGGTGATTTGGCAAAAGCGTTGGTTGAAGAAAATCTTGTGGAGACATATTCACTTGTTTATTTACTTGTGAAGTTGACTCTAATTTTATTTGTCGCGTCTGCAACGGTAGAAAGAGCATTCTCATCCATGAAGTACATCAAAGATGAATTGCGTAGTAGTATTGGTGATGCATTTTTAAATGATTGTTTAGTTTGTTACTTTGAAAAAGAAGTATTTGCAAATGTAAGCATTGATGTTATTATTGACCGTTTTCAGA ACTTTGTTCGTAATGCTACTATCAGAGGAGATTCTTCTGGCAAAGAAAAGGCAACACAACCTTTAACAGACATAATAAATTGTCAAAATTCCACACGATTTCATTATACACCTTTAAACAGTTGTAGACATGCTTCATCTTCTCAATCTCAGGCACGATATCCAAATTTACCTCAAGAGAAACATTTGCAATTTGGTTTGTCAACTTCAAATGTGCAGAGAAATTATCTTCTACCGGATTTAAATGAGCTACCCCTACTGCAAG AAAATAATGATGCAACCGAAGATGAAGACGAGTATGAAG AGGCTGGCGTCGGATATGCAATTATTGACAATGAAG ATTACTGGGATATAGGCGATCCTACATGTGAATGTGAACATTGTGGTGCTTACTTCTG